One segment of Corynebacterium atrinae DNA contains the following:
- a CDS encoding acetyl-CoA hydrolase/transferase family protein: protein MSDRIANAQLRGKVMSADEAAQFIDNGDKVGMSGFTGAAYPKAIPTAIAKRAKEAQAKGDTYQVDIFTGASTAPDCDGVMAEAGAIRYRMPYQSDPIMRNAINAGEMKYQDIHLSHSGQYVEHGFFGPLNVAVVEATRITEEGHLIPSSGVGNNVDYLDAAEKIIIEVNEWQSLDLEGMADIYRIQHLPNRTPIPIINSGDRIGKTYIDIDISKVVAIVETNAPDRNAPFKPIDDVSKKIAGYFLDFLEGEVKGGRLTYDNYIMQSGVGNVPNAVMAGLLDSKFEKIEAYTEVIQDGMVDLIDAGKMTVASATSFSLSPEYAEKMNAEAKRYREYIITRPLQVSNHPEVIRRVGLISSNGMIEADIYGNINSTHVAGQRIMNGIGGSGDFTRNARISTFISPADAKGGDISAIVPFASHIDHTEHDAMVVITEYGVADLRGLAPRDRVAKMISIAHPDYRPLLEEYVERANKSKFHQTPHDLDTALAFHQRFLATGSMKV, encoded by the coding sequence ATGTCCGATCGGATCGCCAACGCCCAGCTGCGCGGCAAGGTCATGTCCGCAGATGAGGCGGCACAGTTCATCGATAACGGTGACAAGGTGGGCATGTCCGGGTTCACCGGCGCCGCTTACCCGAAGGCAATCCCGACCGCGATCGCCAAGCGTGCCAAGGAGGCACAGGCTAAGGGCGATACTTACCAGGTGGATATCTTCACCGGCGCTTCGACCGCTCCGGACTGTGACGGTGTGATGGCGGAGGCCGGTGCCATCCGTTACCGCATGCCGTACCAGTCTGACCCGATCATGCGTAACGCCATCAACGCCGGCGAGATGAAGTACCAGGATATTCACCTGTCCCACTCGGGCCAGTACGTGGAGCATGGTTTCTTCGGCCCGCTGAACGTGGCCGTGGTTGAGGCCACCCGCATCACCGAAGAAGGCCACCTCATTCCGTCCTCCGGTGTTGGTAATAACGTCGATTACCTGGATGCCGCTGAAAAGATCATCATCGAGGTCAATGAGTGGCAGTCCCTCGACCTAGAGGGCATGGCTGATATCTACCGTATTCAGCACCTGCCGAACCGCACCCCGATTCCCATCATCAACTCCGGTGACCGCATCGGCAAGACCTACATCGACATCGACATCAGCAAGGTTGTCGCGATTGTGGAGACCAATGCTCCCGACCGCAACGCCCCCTTTAAGCCGATCGATGATGTGTCCAAGAAGATCGCCGGTTACTTCCTCGACTTCCTGGAGGGTGAGGTCAAGGGCGGCCGTCTGACGTATGACAACTACATCATGCAGTCCGGCGTCGGCAACGTCCCCAACGCCGTGATGGCTGGCCTGCTGGACTCCAAGTTCGAGAAGATCGAGGCCTACACCGAGGTCATCCAGGACGGCATGGTCGACCTCATCGACGCTGGCAAGATGACCGTCGCCTCCGCCACCTCCTTCTCCCTCTCCCCGGAGTACGCGGAGAAGATGAACGCCGAGGCCAAGCGCTACCGCGAGTACATCATCACCCGCCCGCTGCAGGTCTCCAACCACCCGGAGGTTATCCGCCGCGTTGGTTTGATCTCCTCCAACGGCATGATCGAGGCCGACATCTACGGCAACATCAACTCCACGCACGTCGCCGGCCAGCGCATCATGAACGGCATTGGCGGCTCGGGCGACTTCACCCGCAACGCCCGCATCTCCACCTTCATCTCCCCGGCTGATGCGAAGGGCGGCGACATCTCCGCCATCGTCCCGTTCGCCTCCCACATCGACCACACCGAGCACGACGCCATGGTTGTTATCACCGAGTACGGTGTCGCCGACCTCCGCGGCCTGGCTCCGCGTGATCGCGTGGCCAAGATGATCTCTATCGCGCACCCGGATTACCGTCCGCTGCTCGAGGAGTACGTGGAGCGTGCCAACAAGTCCAAGTTCCACCAGACCCCGCACGACCTGGACACCGCCCTGGCCTTCCACCAGCGCTTCCTGGCTACGGGTTCCATGAAGGTTTAA
- the pstC gene encoding phosphate ABC transporter permease subunit PstC, with amino-acid sequence MASNRPTADEQVTSSEQSAVPHTVATLGNSSQPDAPIVKDGGGVKRPGDRLFEFLATSSATLITVIIAAIGAFLVWRAVPSLNRNADGWLGFFTYSGQWNTSNTEAMQFGIPNLFAVTVLISVVALLIAMPVALGIAVFLSNYAPRRMVKPLGYLVDMLAAVPSIVYGLWGWQVLGPALQKFYEWIHSWGGGFFLFTTYANSPSFATGRNIMTGGIVLAVMILPVIAATAREVFIQTPKGQVEAALALGATRWEVVRMTVLPFGLSGYISGSMLGLGRALGETMALYMVVSPSSAFRFSLFDGGTTFATAIANAAPEFNDDIRAGAYIAAGLVLFLLTFVVNSIARSIVSKK; translated from the coding sequence ATGGCAAGCAACCGTCCGACCGCGGATGAGCAGGTGACCAGCTCCGAGCAATCGGCAGTCCCACATACCGTGGCCACCCTCGGCAACTCCTCCCAACCAGATGCCCCCATCGTCAAAGATGGAGGCGGAGTCAAGCGTCCCGGCGACCGGCTCTTCGAGTTCCTCGCCACCTCCTCTGCCACCCTGATCACCGTCATCATCGCGGCAATCGGCGCCTTCCTGGTTTGGCGGGCCGTTCCTTCTCTCAACCGCAACGCGGATGGTTGGCTCGGCTTCTTCACCTACTCCGGCCAGTGGAATACCTCCAACACCGAGGCGATGCAGTTCGGTATCCCGAACCTCTTCGCCGTCACCGTGCTTATCTCAGTGGTCGCGCTGCTCATTGCAATGCCCGTTGCCCTGGGTATCGCGGTGTTCCTTTCCAATTACGCGCCGCGCCGGATGGTCAAGCCGCTCGGATATTTGGTGGATATGCTGGCCGCCGTCCCTTCGATTGTCTACGGCCTCTGGGGCTGGCAGGTGCTCGGCCCGGCGCTGCAGAAGTTCTACGAATGGATCCACAGTTGGGGTGGGGGCTTCTTCCTCTTCACCACCTACGCCAACTCTCCCTCGTTCGCGACCGGCCGCAACATCATGACCGGTGGCATCGTCCTCGCAGTGATGATCCTCCCGGTTATCGCCGCCACGGCACGCGAGGTGTTCATCCAGACCCCCAAGGGCCAGGTCGAAGCTGCCCTGGCTTTGGGCGCGACCCGGTGGGAAGTTGTCCGCATGACGGTCCTGCCCTTTGGCCTGTCCGGATACATCTCCGGATCCATGCTCGGCCTGGGGCGCGCGCTCGGTGAGACTATGGCGCTCTACATGGTTGTCTCGCCCTCCTCGGCCTTCCGGTTCTCTCTGTTTGATGGCGGCACGACCTTCGCTACCGCGATCGCTAACGCTGCCCCCGAGTTCAACGACGATATCCGCGCTGGCGCGTACATCGCCGCGGGTCTGGTGCTGTTCCTCCTGACCTTCGTGGTGAACTCCATTGCCCGATCGATCGTCTCGAAGAAGTAG
- the pstB gene encoding phosphate ABC transporter ATP-binding protein PstB, producing the protein MSKLALNDVNIYYGDFHAVQSVNMQIPAQAVTAFIGPSGCGKSTVLRSINRMHEVIPGAYVKGEILLDGEDIYGSKVDPVSVRNTIGMVFQKANPFPTMSIEDNVVAGLRLSGEKNKKKLKEVAEKSLRGANLWEEVKDRLDKPGGGLSGGQQQRLCIARAIAVEPEVLLMDEPCSALDPISTLAVEDLIHELKEDFTIVIVTHNMQQAARVSDKTAFYSLEATGKPGRLVEFGDTKKIFENPDQKETEDYIAGRFG; encoded by the coding sequence ATGTCCAAGCTTGCACTCAATGACGTCAACATCTACTACGGCGACTTTCACGCCGTGCAGAGCGTCAACATGCAGATCCCGGCTCAGGCCGTGACTGCCTTCATCGGCCCCTCGGGGTGCGGTAAGTCCACCGTCCTTCGTTCCATCAACCGCATGCACGAGGTCATCCCCGGCGCTTACGTCAAGGGAGAGATCCTTCTCGACGGCGAGGACATCTACGGGTCCAAGGTCGATCCAGTATCCGTGCGCAACACCATCGGCATGGTGTTCCAGAAGGCGAACCCCTTCCCGACCATGTCCATCGAAGACAACGTAGTCGCCGGCCTCCGCCTCTCGGGCGAGAAGAACAAGAAGAAGCTCAAGGAGGTCGCCGAGAAGTCACTCCGCGGCGCGAACCTGTGGGAAGAGGTCAAAGACCGTCTGGATAAGCCCGGCGGCGGTCTCTCCGGCGGGCAGCAGCAGCGTCTGTGCATCGCCCGCGCGATCGCCGTAGAGCCGGAAGTACTCCTCATGGACGAGCCCTGCTCGGCTCTGGACCCGATTTCCACCCTGGCAGTCGAAGACCTCATTCACGAGCTCAAGGAGGACTTCACCATCGTCATCGTGACGCACAACATGCAGCAGGCTGCCCGCGTCTCTGACAAGACCGCCTTCTACTCCCTCGAGGCCACCGGTAAGCCGGGCCGACTCGTGGAGTTCGGGGACACGAAGAAGATCTTCGAGAACCCGGATCAGAAAGAGACCGAGGACTACATCGCTGGCCGCTTCGGATAA
- the phoU gene encoding phosphate signaling complex protein PhoU yields the protein MRIAFREHLDNFAHDLIIMCDSVHSIMSNASDALLRGSLESAEDALSSADALEELRVRSEERAVQLLALEGPVARDLRQVVSSIYIVEDFQRMAALAMHIAKAARRRHPSLAIPQETVGYFQEMARLVSEMATKTRDILVDPNADVALVLAEDDDAVDDLNEYMLTLLTQREWAHSTREAVDVALLARYYERYADHCVNVAARIVYLSSGLMPEQYLAKKESDRAEADMAQRFAELERQFSRRRQ from the coding sequence ATGCGCATCGCCTTTCGAGAGCACCTAGACAACTTCGCCCATGATCTCATCATCATGTGCGATTCGGTACATTCCATCATGTCTAATGCCTCGGACGCGCTGCTCAGGGGATCACTGGAGTCCGCTGAGGACGCCCTGTCTTCCGCCGATGCCCTTGAAGAACTGCGGGTTCGATCGGAAGAGCGCGCCGTGCAGCTCCTCGCCCTTGAGGGCCCCGTCGCCCGCGATCTCCGCCAGGTTGTCTCCTCCATCTACATCGTGGAGGATTTCCAGCGCATGGCAGCCCTGGCAATGCACATCGCCAAAGCTGCGCGCCGCCGCCACCCCTCCCTGGCCATCCCCCAGGAGACGGTGGGTTACTTCCAAGAGATGGCCCGCCTCGTCTCGGAGATGGCCACCAAGACCCGCGACATCCTCGTTGACCCCAACGCCGACGTGGCGCTAGTCCTCGCCGAAGATGATGACGCCGTGGATGACCTCAACGAGTACATGCTCACCCTGCTCACCCAGCGTGAATGGGCGCACTCTACCCGGGAGGCTGTCGACGTCGCCCTGCTGGCCCGCTACTACGAGCGATACGCCGATCACTGCGTCAACGTCGCCGCTCGCATTGTCTACCTCTCTTCCGGCCTCATGCCGGAGCAATACTTGGCTAAGAAGGAAAGCGACCGCGCGGAGGCGGATATGGCGCAGCGCTTCGCGGAGTTGGAGCGGCAGTTTTCGCGGCGTCGCCAGTAA
- the dusB gene encoding tRNA dihydrouridine synthase DusB, with the protein MTVAIGPLTLNSPVVLAPMAGVTNVAFRSLCREQEVEKTGTVSGLYVCEMITARALVERNEKTLHMTTFAPDENPRSMQLYTTDPLYTYKAAKMIVDENLADHIDMNFGCPVPKVTRRGGGSAIPYKRRLFASIVAAAVKATEGSNIPVTVKFRVGIDDEHHTHLDAGRIAVEEGAAAVALHARTAAQRYSGAADWSEISRLVEHLDGSGVPVFGNGDIFSADDARRMMDETGCDGIVVGRGCLGRPWLFAELSAGLRGEELPPQPTLGEVTRIIMRHAELLAAHDGEEHACRDLRKHMGWYLRGFPVGGEVRSGLAKITSLAELRGMLEPWSGSTAVADDAEGPRGRQGSSAKVALPDGWLDDPQDEMVPSAGAEAMNSGG; encoded by the coding sequence GTGACTGTTGCAATCGGCCCCCTGACGTTGAACTCCCCCGTCGTCCTCGCCCCCATGGCCGGGGTAACCAACGTGGCCTTCCGCTCCCTCTGCCGCGAGCAAGAGGTGGAAAAGACCGGGACCGTCTCGGGCCTCTACGTCTGCGAGATGATCACCGCCCGGGCCTTGGTCGAGCGCAATGAGAAAACGCTCCACATGACAACCTTCGCTCCTGACGAAAATCCCCGCTCGATGCAGCTGTACACGACCGACCCGTTGTACACCTACAAAGCCGCGAAGATGATCGTGGACGAGAACCTCGCCGACCACATCGATATGAACTTCGGCTGCCCCGTTCCCAAGGTGACCCGGCGCGGCGGCGGCTCCGCAATCCCGTATAAGCGACGCCTCTTCGCCTCCATCGTCGCCGCTGCCGTCAAGGCCACAGAAGGCTCGAACATCCCCGTCACCGTGAAGTTCCGCGTGGGCATCGACGACGAGCACCACACGCATCTCGACGCCGGACGGATCGCCGTCGAAGAAGGCGCGGCCGCCGTGGCCCTCCACGCGCGCACCGCCGCGCAGCGCTATTCCGGTGCCGCTGACTGGTCCGAGATTTCCCGCCTGGTGGAACATCTCGACGGCTCCGGCGTCCCCGTCTTCGGCAACGGCGACATCTTCAGCGCCGACGACGCTCGCCGGATGATGGATGAAACCGGCTGCGACGGCATCGTCGTCGGCCGCGGTTGCCTCGGGCGCCCCTGGCTGTTCGCCGAGCTCTCCGCCGGTCTGCGCGGCGAGGAGCTTCCTCCGCAGCCGACGCTCGGCGAGGTCACTCGCATCATCATGCGCCACGCTGAACTTCTCGCCGCCCACGATGGCGAAGAGCACGCCTGCCGCGACCTACGCAAGCACATGGGCTGGTACCTGCGTGGTTTCCCTGTCGGCGGCGAGGTCCGCTCGGGACTGGCCAAGATCACCTCGCTGGCGGAGCTGAGGGGCATGCTCGAGCCATGGAGCGGGTCTACGGCAGTTGCGGACGACGCCGAGGGTCCCCGCGGCCGCCAAGGTTCCTCCGCCAAGGTGGCACTGCCCGACGGCTGGTTGGATGATCCTCAAGACGAAATGGTTCCCTCCGCCGGTGCCGAGGCAATGAACTCCGGAGGGTAA
- the mshD gene encoding mycothiol synthase, giving the protein MFIETLRLPDHPDLAARVRDLADRATEIDGVAPLSEQFLLGLIDARLGHLHHVAVDEEEVLGVAAFDGSAFEMVVDPARRRAGVGAALLTSAGEADVWAHGDLPAAQALAAAFDRVPTRRLLVMAVEGEALATVASYQGRDDVYPLNLEESIAKWGRDDVEAKWLAANNDAFSWHPEQGGWDRSRLSRAQEAEWFSPRDVLFLWTPDGQMAGFHWTKWHTEVSPAFGEVYVVGLSSEFRGRGLGDPLLRVGLEHLAGKGADRVVLYVEADNEAAVKAYDHLGFDVVEAHVVYSVPQSA; this is encoded by the coding sequence ATGTTCATTGAGACGCTTCGCCTGCCCGACCACCCCGACCTCGCCGCCCGCGTCCGCGACCTCGCCGATCGGGCCACCGAGATCGACGGGGTGGCACCTCTGTCGGAGCAGTTCCTGCTCGGGCTTATCGACGCCCGCCTGGGTCACCTCCACCACGTCGCCGTCGACGAGGAGGAGGTGCTCGGCGTCGCCGCCTTCGACGGCTCCGCCTTCGAGATGGTGGTGGACCCCGCTCGGCGGCGCGCAGGCGTGGGTGCAGCCCTGCTGACCTCGGCGGGGGAAGCAGACGTGTGGGCGCACGGTGACCTCCCGGCGGCGCAGGCACTTGCAGCGGCCTTCGATCGGGTGCCCACGCGGCGCCTGCTGGTGATGGCGGTGGAAGGCGAGGCCCTGGCAACGGTGGCCTCTTACCAGGGTCGCGACGACGTCTACCCCCTCAACCTGGAAGAATCTATCGCCAAATGGGGACGCGACGACGTCGAAGCGAAGTGGCTAGCGGCGAACAATGACGCGTTTTCCTGGCATCCCGAGCAGGGCGGCTGGGATCGCTCTCGGCTCAGCCGCGCGCAGGAAGCGGAGTGGTTCTCGCCGCGCGACGTGCTGTTCTTGTGGACCCCCGACGGGCAGATGGCCGGCTTCCACTGGACCAAGTGGCACACGGAAGTCTCACCGGCCTTCGGCGAGGTTTACGTGGTGGGTTTGTCCTCCGAGTTCCGCGGGCGCGGCTTGGGTGACCCCCTCCTACGTGTCGGGCTGGAGCACCTGGCGGGCAAGGGAGCGGATCGGGTCGTCCTATACGTGGAAGCTGATAACGAGGCAGCAGTAAAGGCCTACGATCACCTCGGCTTTGACGTTGTCGAAGCGCATGTGGTCTACTCCGTACCCCAATCCGCGTGA
- a CDS encoding diacylglycerol/lipid kinase family protein, which translates to MRVLLIMNPNSTTQTDGLFRRIIPQLRSVRGLRVRGVFTHHAGHAEEICRGLTRAEWDLVLAVGGDGTVNEVINGLLGPAGSGTPTPQTLPAVAVIPTGSANVFARALGFPPDPVAATTMLVTLLRADLRRTIYLGTWNERWFAVNAGFGIDADVIARVDEARRLGFAATPLRYLNTATQVWMRARRQPPRIDVVATDAKGQRLELNDVPMFVASNTNPWTFLGPLPVVTNPRNSFEHGLGLFGITDTRGFRGILSMLHLVGFGHRRVIGDWLEKRTVRFDDVTQVTMSCPTKQRFQADGEYAGEFQRAELSSHADALEVFAPREAYPVSSRTWRRVLRDFIRVH; encoded by the coding sequence GTGCGCGTCTTGCTGATTATGAACCCGAATTCGACCACCCAGACGGATGGCCTCTTTCGGCGTATCATTCCTCAGCTGCGTTCGGTACGGGGGCTGCGCGTGCGGGGAGTGTTCACTCACCACGCCGGGCACGCGGAAGAGATCTGCCGGGGCCTGACCCGCGCGGAATGGGACCTGGTGTTGGCGGTCGGTGGGGACGGGACCGTCAACGAGGTAATTAACGGGCTGCTGGGCCCCGCGGGTTCAGGCACTCCCACCCCGCAGACGCTGCCGGCAGTTGCGGTCATTCCCACCGGTTCGGCCAATGTCTTCGCGCGTGCCCTGGGATTCCCGCCGGACCCCGTCGCCGCGACAACGATGCTGGTCACGCTCCTGCGCGCGGATCTACGGCGCACGATCTACCTGGGCACGTGGAACGAGCGCTGGTTTGCCGTCAACGCTGGCTTTGGTATCGATGCCGACGTGATCGCCCGCGTCGATGAGGCCCGCCGCCTGGGTTTCGCCGCTACCCCCTTGCGCTATCTGAACACGGCCACCCAGGTGTGGATGCGTGCGCGCCGTCAACCGCCCCGCATCGACGTGGTAGCCACCGATGCCAAGGGACAGCGGCTAGAGCTCAACGACGTGCCGATGTTCGTTGCTTCCAACACCAACCCGTGGACGTTCCTTGGGCCACTGCCGGTAGTGACTAATCCGCGTAACTCCTTCGAGCACGGTCTCGGCTTGTTCGGGATCACCGATACGCGCGGATTCCGGGGGATCCTGAGCATGCTGCATCTGGTCGGATTTGGGCATCGCCGGGTGATCGGGGACTGGTTGGAAAAGCGCACGGTCCGCTTCGATGACGTCACCCAGGTAACCATGTCCTGCCCCACCAAGCAGCGCTTTCAAGCCGACGGGGAGTACGCGGGCGAGTTCCAACGCGCAGAACTCTCCTCACATGCCGATGCCCTAGAAGTCTTCGCCCCGCGCGAAGCCTATCCCGTCAGCTCACGCACGTGGCGCCGGGTGCTCCGCGACTTCATTCGGGTGCATTAA
- the pstA gene encoding phosphate ABC transporter permease PstA translates to MTSNVDTLTPGSNQLGSVSSFSHISQGRKTTNTIATVLVYATMAIAMIPLIWVLWEVISRGISPLLTLDWWTRSQQGVMYHNPGGGALHAIQGTLIQTGITSVLSIPIGIFTAIYLVEYSNGNRLGRITTFMVDILTGVPSIVAALFVFTTWITLFGFQRSGMAVSLSLVILMVPVIIRNTEEMLRVVPMDLREASYALGVPKWKTIVKIVLPTALSGIVTGVMLAIARVMGESAPVLILVGSSQALNPDPFNGPMSSLPLMMLDMYKAGTSPAVLDKLWGAALTLVLIIALLNIGARVISAKFSVKQ, encoded by the coding sequence ATGACTAGCAACGTCGATACACTCACCCCGGGCTCGAACCAGCTCGGTTCCGTCAGCTCCTTCTCGCACATCTCGCAGGGGCGCAAGACCACCAACACCATCGCGACCGTGCTGGTGTACGCCACCATGGCCATCGCCATGATCCCGCTGATCTGGGTGCTGTGGGAAGTCATCTCCCGCGGTATTTCCCCGCTGCTCACGCTCGACTGGTGGACCCGCTCCCAGCAGGGCGTCATGTACCACAACCCCGGCGGCGGTGCCCTCCACGCTATCCAGGGAACCTTGATCCAGACGGGAATCACCTCCGTCCTGTCCATCCCGATTGGCATCTTCACCGCGATCTACCTGGTGGAGTACTCCAACGGCAATCGTCTGGGCCGCATTACCACCTTCATGGTGGACATCCTCACCGGTGTCCCCTCGATCGTGGCCGCGCTCTTCGTCTTCACCACCTGGATCACGCTGTTCGGGTTCCAGCGCTCTGGCATGGCCGTGTCCTTGTCGCTGGTGATCCTCATGGTTCCAGTCATCATCCGCAACACCGAAGAAATGCTCCGCGTCGTCCCCATGGACCTGCGGGAAGCGTCCTACGCGCTGGGTGTGCCCAAGTGGAAGACCATCGTGAAAATCGTCCTCCCGACGGCATTGTCGGGCATCGTCACCGGTGTCATGCTGGCCATCGCCCGCGTCATGGGCGAGTCCGCACCGGTCCTTATTCTCGTGGGATCCAGTCAGGCCCTCAACCCGGACCCCTTCAATGGTCCGATGTCCTCGCTGCCCCTCATGATGCTGGACATGTACAAGGCCGGTACCTCCCCGGCAGTCCTGGACAAGCTCTGGGGTGCTGCCCTCACCTTGGTCCTCATCATCGCGCTGCTCAACATTGGCGCCCGCGTTATTTCCGCGAAGTTCTCGGTCAAGCAGTAG
- a CDS encoding LmeA family phospholipid-binding protein, translated as MSIPRLPLILLTALAVILGGLWLVDTVAASRVERRISFAVENAANLETNPPVYVGGVPYLSALVTDEIPYVEARALDVDVEGLGMINVATRYEKIAVSPGQVLSGDISGSKAEKRSRSISLDGVALGQLIDMTDLDISNPYNISPAGGTEAEAQLIGTPPGFTEPATVIVDLRLEGSMFYMTPIELVDAPVGREDDILEAFTYSLDTLKLPLGGRAASVALGGGSIYFQAEQHNVKVQMRGLSPIAVDSDKD; from the coding sequence GTGTCGATACCTCGTCTGCCCCTTATTCTCCTCACCGCTCTGGCGGTGATTCTCGGCGGATTGTGGCTGGTCGACACCGTCGCTGCTAGTCGCGTCGAGCGGCGGATTTCCTTCGCCGTGGAAAACGCCGCGAACCTGGAGACAAACCCCCCGGTGTACGTCGGCGGTGTGCCCTACCTGTCAGCGTTGGTCACCGACGAAATTCCCTATGTGGAGGCCCGTGCGCTCGACGTCGATGTCGAAGGTTTGGGCATGATCAACGTAGCAACTCGCTATGAGAAGATCGCGGTCTCGCCCGGCCAGGTTCTCTCGGGCGATATCTCGGGATCGAAGGCGGAGAAGCGCTCGCGGTCGATCAGCCTCGATGGGGTAGCTCTCGGGCAACTCATCGATATGACGGACCTCGATATTTCCAATCCGTATAACATCTCGCCCGCCGGCGGCACGGAAGCGGAAGCCCAGCTCATCGGCACTCCCCCCGGCTTCACCGAGCCCGCCACTGTCATCGTCGACCTGCGGCTGGAGGGGTCGATGTTTTACATGACCCCCATTGAGCTTGTCGACGCCCCCGTCGGCCGCGAAGACGACATACTCGAGGCCTTCACGTACTCACTGGATACCCTCAAGCTTCCGCTGGGCGGGCGCGCCGCCTCGGTCGCCCTCGGCGGCGGTTCCATCTACTTCCAGGCAGAACAGCACAACGTCAAGGTGCAAATGCGCGGGCTCTCCCCGATCGCGGTGGACAGCGACAAAGATTAA
- the pstS gene encoding phosphate ABC transporter substrate-binding protein PstS, whose product MTRNFKRTAAVIGLVAAGSAALVACSESESGTSGAGSATGGAPVEGLSGASGQLVAEGASSQQNAMDYFNVKYQGATNNAASLAYTPSGSGSGRTNFIGGQVKFAGSDSPLSADQVGPAAERCGGNDAWHLPFVIGPVAIAFNLDGVDDVNLSIPTVAKIFKGEINKWNDPAIAAENEGVELPDTAISVVYRSDESGTSDNFQKFLKAAAPEEWDTTGQQFPSAVGEGANGSNGVTTQVGQIDGGITYVESGFATQQELGIANLDFGSGPVELSTDSVGIALDNLEFKSTGHDMVVDTEALFGSTDAGSYPLILTTYEIVCSAGYDENTSNQVKDFLTVALANQDEGLADLGYIPVTGTHHDRLVEAVEAIQ is encoded by the coding sequence GTGACCCGCAACTTCAAGCGCACTGCAGCCGTCATCGGCCTCGTTGCTGCCGGCTCCGCCGCCCTCGTCGCCTGCTCTGAATCTGAAAGCGGTACTTCCGGCGCTGGCTCTGCCACCGGTGGCGCCCCCGTGGAAGGCCTGTCGGGTGCTTCCGGCCAGCTCGTCGCCGAGGGCGCATCCTCGCAGCAAAACGCGATGGACTACTTCAACGTGAAGTACCAGGGTGCTACCAACAACGCTGCCTCCCTCGCCTACACCCCGTCCGGTTCCGGCTCGGGCCGCACCAACTTCATTGGCGGCCAAGTTAAGTTCGCTGGCTCTGACTCCCCGCTGTCCGCAGATCAGGTTGGCCCGGCAGCTGAGCGCTGCGGTGGCAACGACGCTTGGCACCTGCCCTTCGTTATCGGTCCGGTTGCAATCGCCTTTAACCTCGACGGTGTGGATGACGTAAATCTGTCTATCCCGACTGTCGCCAAGATCTTCAAGGGCGAGATCAACAAGTGGAACGATCCGGCTATCGCCGCTGAGAACGAGGGCGTTGAGCTCCCCGACACCGCCATTTCCGTGGTTTACCGCTCCGATGAGTCCGGCACCTCTGATAACTTCCAGAAGTTCCTCAAGGCTGCGGCTCCCGAGGAGTGGGACACCACCGGTCAGCAGTTCCCCTCCGCCGTGGGCGAGGGTGCTAACGGCTCCAACGGTGTGACCACTCAGGTCGGCCAGATCGATGGCGGCATCACCTACGTCGAGTCCGGCTTCGCCACTCAGCAGGAACTTGGCATCGCCAACCTTGATTTCGGGTCCGGTCCCGTCGAGCTGAGCACCGACTCCGTTGGTATCGCACTGGACAACCTGGAGTTCAAGTCCACCGGACACGACATGGTCGTCGACACCGAGGCTCTCTTCGGTTCCACCGACGCTGGCTCCTACCCGCTGATTCTGACCACCTACGAGATCGTCTGCTCCGCTGGCTACGACGAGAACACCTCCAACCAGGTCAAGGACTTCCTGACGGTCGCTCTGGCAAACCAGGACGAGGGGCTGGCTGACCTGGGCTACATCCCGGTCACCGGCACCCACCACGATCGTCTGGTCGAGGCTGTCGAGGCTATTCAGTAA